A section of the Brachyspira sp. SAP_772 genome encodes:
- a CDS encoding ankyrin repeat domain-containing protein, translating into MLKRLIFIILSLNILCLNNLYSQDYNEEEQNPPIDIPIIKAIAEDDINTLKNIINSGEDLEIRDEQGNTPLIWAALYGNVDIVRELINANVNINNTNNFGNTALMGAVLEGHYSTIKLLLDNKANINTTNNDGWSALMWSSVRGNIDIFNLLIEYGADINVADKNGNTPLMIASDSAYIEIVERLIMLKVDVNQANGLGDNALLMASISGNVDIVRKLIAAGANVHFRGSNGITAIIYASRFGRLDIVKELIKSKSDVNVXASDGTTPLIAASIDGYXDXIKELLRKKADVNKTNNSG; encoded by the coding sequence ATGTTAAAGAGATTAATATTTATAATTTTATCTTTAAATATTTTGTGTTTAAATAATTTATATTCTCAGGAYTATAATGAAGAAGAGCAAAATCCTCCTATAGATATTCCTATTATTAAGGCTATTGCTGAAGATGATATTAATACTTTAAAAAATATTATAAATAGCGGTGAAGATTTAGAGATTAGAGATGAGCAGGGCAATACTCCTTTAATATGGGCGGCACTTTATGGAAATGTTGATATAGTAAGAGAGCTTATTAATGCTAATGTAAATATTAATAATACTAACAATTTTGGAAATACTGCTTTGATGGGTGCTGTGCTTGAGGGGCATTATTCTACAATTAAACTTTTATTAGATAATAAAGCAAACATTAATACAACAAACAATGATGGCTGGTCTGCTTTAATGTGGTCTTCTGTGAGRGGGAATATTGATATTTTTAATTTGCTTATAGAATATGGKGCWGATATTAATGTTGCTGATAAGAATGGTAATACTCCTTTGATGATAGCTTCTGATTCTGCTTATATAGAGATTGTTGAAAGGCTTATAATGTTAAAAGTTGATGTGAATCAGGCAAATGGTTTGGGAGATAATGCTTTACTTATGGCTTCTATATCTGGAAATGTTGATATTGTGAGGAAGTTAATTGCTGCTGGGGCTAATGTTCATTTTAGAGGTTCTAATGGAATTACTGCTATAATTTATGCTTCTAGGTTTGGAAGATTAGACATAGTAAAAGAGCTTATAAAAAGTAAAAGTGATGTAAATGTTGYTGCTTCTGACGGTACTACTCCTTTAATTGCTGCTTCTATAGACGGATATAYTGATRTAATAAAAGAACTATTAAGAAAAAAAGCTGATGTTAATAAAACTAACAATTCTGGAT